The Comamonas sp. lk genome contains the following window.
CCTGCACATACTCCTGTGAGTTGACGGAAGGTCGTACGTTCGCGCCATTGGCTTCAATCTGCTCGCGCACCTTGGCTTGTTTGAGCGCCGCATCGAAAGCGGTGCGAACACGTTCAGCGATGACATCTGGCGTGCCCGCAGAAAGTGAGACACCTCCCCAGGACGTGAGCTCTACTCCTCGCACACCAAGCTCCGTCAACGTGGGCACATCGGGCAGCAGCGGATTGCGCATGCTGCCTGCAACAGCGAGCGGCTTGAGCTTTCCGGCCTGGATATGAGGGTAGGCCACACCGAAGATCGGCATGCCGAATTGCACCTGGTCGCCAAGCACTGCATTGAGCAACTCGGATGCTCCTTTGTACGGAACATGGGTGGCATGTACGTCAAGGGAATTGAGCAATAACTCGGCGCCCAGATGCGAAGGCGTGCCCACGCCCCCCGATGCATAGTCCAGCTTGCCGGGCGCGGCGCGCATGCGGGCAGTCAAGTCTTTCAAGCTCGAAACAGACGACTTGGCATTGACCAGCAGGACGATGTCAGATGCGGAGATACGCGTGACATGGCGAAAGTCTTTCAGTACGTCATACCCCGGTACCTTGTACATATGCATGTTCGCCGCCATGGGAGCTGCGGAGTAAATCCAGGTGTAGCCGTCAGGCATCGTTTTGGCAGCGAGTCTCGCCCCCAGATTACCTCCTACCCCTCCTTTGTTGTCGATGATGATTGGCTGCCCGAGAATCGGCGAGACGGCTTCGGCCAAGATCCGCGCTGTGATATCCGGGCCGGTGCCTGCAAGATATGGCACTATCCAGCGAACAGGTCGATTGGGCCAGGCCTCTGCCGCCAGTGCTGGCCAAGCAGTTGGTAGCAGTGCGGCGGCCAAGGCACGGCCCATCAAAGCACGGCGTTGTGAATCAATCATGTATGTCTCCTTGATGTATATGAACTCCGCCCTGGATGGCTCAGCGCTGTGCGTCACCCGTGACGTCAAGTAGTTCACGCGCAATCGTGTTGCGCTGAATCTCGCTGGTCCCGGTCAGCACGCGGTACATGCGCAACATTCGGAACAAAAACTCCACGCGGCGGCCCTGCACAATGCCTTCGCCGCCGTGAATTTGCACCGCTTTGTCGGCAATGCGGAACCCTGCTTCCGAGCAAAACAACTTGGTCATGGACGCTTCGGCGCGGGCCTCCCCGCCGGCATCGATCTGGCGCGCTGTCGCCATCATCAAAGCGCGCGCGGCAGCAAGATCGGTGGCCATGTCGGCGAGCATGTGTTGAACGGCTTGAAACTCGCCAATCGTTCGGCCGAATTGGCGGCGCTGACACGCGTAGTCACGCGCATCACGCAAAGCGGCCGAGGCCAGCCCCACCATTGCCGGGCAATGCAGCAAGCGATTGACGTTGATGCGACCCAGAGCCAGTGCCAAGCCACGTCCCTGCGCGCCAATGAGATTCGCAGCTGGAACACGTACATTCTCCAGCACGATATCCCCCGTGTGCGATTGACCAGC
Protein-coding sequences here:
- a CDS encoding tripartite tricarboxylate transporter substrate binding protein; translation: MIDSQRRALMGRALAAALLPTAWPALAAEAWPNRPVRWIVPYLAGTGPDITARILAEAVSPILGQPIIIDNKGGVGGNLGARLAAKTMPDGYTWIYSAAPMAANMHMYKVPGYDVLKDFRHVTRISASDIVLLVNAKSSVSSLKDLTARMRAAPGKLDYASGGVGTPSHLGAELLLNSLDVHATHVPYKGASELLNAVLGDQVQFGMPIFGVAYPHIQAGKLKPLAVAGSMRNPLLPDVPTLTELGVRGVELTSWGGVSLSAGTPDVIAERVRTAFDAALKQAKVREQIEANGANVRPSVNSQEYVQDFVKEMAFTQAMMKVAKLEPL